The Opitutales bacterium ASA1 genome window below encodes:
- the istA_2 gene encoding IS21-like element ISBj11 family transposase, which yields MGGSVSRSAMMAGMDRKTARRYLKAGCGPDGLRTPHTWRTRADPLAAIWPEAQRWLEHTPELEAKALFEHLLATRAGEIDSRALRTFQRRVTEWRERHGPPKEVFFPQVREPGERMQIDWTHANELRVTIAGVAFEHLLFHAVLPFSNWEFACPCVSESLLSLKSGLQAAAWTLGGVAPFTQSDHSSTATHQLRRGQAERGFNREYLALCAHLGTEPRTINKACPHENGDVESAHGHLKRRLLAHLTLRGSSDFADLASYAAFVAEVCRGANALRMSKVIEELPRLRPLPATRFPESELMSLRVSSHATVRIKHCAYSVPARLIGTWVQAHVREDQIAIHHGGIEVARYPRSATQQPRIDYRHVVHSLVRKPGAFAGYRYREELFPRPVFRHAYDALRAVEEHRADARYVQLLLLAAEAGEQSVAEAVAALLRAGDWPDPAVVEKQIRAHEPAAPQQMVAFTPELGGYDELLSAEAGA from the coding sequence ATGGGCGGCTCGGTGAGCCGCAGCGCGATGATGGCGGGGATGGATCGCAAGACGGCGCGGCGTTACCTGAAGGCGGGCTGTGGCCCGGACGGGTTGCGAACGCCCCACACCTGGAGGACGCGAGCCGACCCGCTGGCGGCGATCTGGCCGGAGGCACAGCGATGGCTGGAACACACGCCGGAGCTGGAGGCCAAGGCGCTGTTCGAGCACCTGCTGGCGACCCGGGCCGGAGAGATCGATTCGCGGGCACTGCGCACCTTCCAACGCCGCGTCACCGAGTGGCGGGAGCGCCACGGGCCGCCCAAGGAGGTGTTCTTCCCGCAGGTGCGCGAGCCGGGAGAGCGCATGCAGATCGACTGGACGCATGCCAACGAGTTGCGCGTCACGATCGCCGGGGTGGCCTTCGAGCACCTGCTCTTCCACGCGGTGCTGCCGTTCTCGAACTGGGAGTTTGCCTGCCCGTGCGTGAGCGAGTCGTTGCTCTCGCTCAAGAGCGGGTTGCAGGCGGCGGCGTGGACGCTCGGTGGAGTGGCGCCGTTCACCCAGAGCGATCATAGCTCGACGGCGACGCACCAGTTGCGACGCGGCCAGGCCGAGCGCGGGTTCAATCGCGAGTATCTGGCGCTGTGCGCGCATCTGGGCACCGAACCGCGCACGATCAACAAGGCCTGTCCGCACGAGAACGGCGACGTCGAGTCGGCGCACGGTCATCTCAAGCGCCGTTTGCTCGCTCATCTGACGCTGCGCGGCTCATCGGACTTCGCGGACCTGGCCAGCTACGCGGCCTTCGTGGCCGAGGTCTGCCGGGGAGCCAACGCGCTGCGCATGAGCAAGGTGATCGAGGAACTGCCGCGGCTGCGGCCGCTGCCCGCGACGCGCTTCCCGGAGAGCGAGCTGATGAGCCTGCGCGTCTCCAGCCACGCGACCGTGCGCATCAAGCACTGCGCCTACTCGGTCCCGGCCCGGCTGATCGGCACGTGGGTGCAGGCGCACGTGCGTGAAGACCAGATCGCCATCCATCACGGAGGCATCGAGGTGGCGCGCTACCCGCGTTCGGCCACCCAGCAGCCGCGCATCGATTACCGGCACGTCGTTCACTCGCTGGTGCGCAAGCCGGGCGCGTTTGCCGGCTATCGCTACCGCGAGGAGCTGTTCCCGCGTCCGGTCTTCCGGCACGCCTATGATGCGCTGCGAGCCGTCGAAGAGCACCGTGCGGACGCGCGGTATGTGCAACTTTTGCTGCTGGCGGCGGAGGCCGGCGAGCAATCCGTGGCCGAGGCCGTGGCAGCCCTGTTGCGCGCCGGCGACTGGCCGGATCCTGCAGTGGTGGAAAAACAGATCCGCGCCCACGAGCCGGCCGCGCCCCAGCAGATGGTCGCGTTCACGCCGGAGCTGGGCGGCTACGACGAGTTGCTCAGCGCGGAGGCCGGCGCATGA
- a CDS encoding nucleoside-diphosphate sugar epimerase/dehydratase, whose product MNALQRVGGRLMGWASLIVGPRPGLRAAIMAVVYGIVVAVAFAAAYGLRWDFEVPEGFRTQCLQLIGAVVLTKVLLLAIFGQMRAVLSYFSLHDFGCVFAASMVATIGMFVLWLVSEPNAGPPRGVILIDGFLTLGGLAGLRLGFRLVCGAGRSVDGRSFGAPTRRVGIVGAGDTGAALANDLLTKRSFGMLPAFFLDDDSRKWNRRLHGVKIHGPITRLAEIAAKEQVQEIILTIPGAGPRKVQSVVQAAQQAGLKTSIVPSFTQLAAGDVQVDRFRPVELEDLLGREPAELDSAGIDELVRGQTVLVTGAGGSIGSELCRQIAARKPHRLLLLDQSEVQLFQIEQELVGAGHDKILVTLVADVMDAARLYEIFDEHRPEVVFHAAAHKHVFMMERQPGEAVKNNFLGTHRLAQAARQFETRRFVLISTDKAINPTSVMGATKRLAEYAVLGNHSRSDNRTRFMAVRFGNVLGSSGSVIPIFRKQIAAGGPVTVTHPDVTRYFMTIPEAVGLVLQAATMGEGGEVFVLDMGTPMKIADVARQLIHLSGFRPDVDIEVKFVGLRPGEKLYEELQHTGENLAPTSHSRVMRLRGTSLDAGRVEQCHAEIAGAVYSVDADELKLLIKKWVPEYTPCFIEGNHSADQRMTKPVAAALSASSANSTPVEPGSSESEDRPIGLRVVP is encoded by the coding sequence ATGAACGCGTTGCAGCGCGTGGGAGGCCGATTGATGGGTTGGGCGAGCTTGATCGTCGGCCCGCGTCCGGGTCTGCGGGCGGCGATCATGGCGGTCGTCTACGGCATCGTCGTGGCGGTGGCCTTCGCCGCGGCCTACGGCTTGCGCTGGGACTTCGAAGTGCCCGAGGGTTTTCGGACCCAGTGCCTGCAACTCATCGGCGCGGTCGTGCTGACCAAGGTGCTGCTCTTGGCGATCTTCGGGCAGATGCGGGCGGTGTTGTCCTACTTCAGCCTGCACGACTTCGGGTGCGTCTTCGCGGCCTCGATGGTGGCGACCATCGGCATGTTCGTGCTCTGGCTCGTGTCGGAACCGAACGCGGGCCCGCCGCGCGGAGTGATCCTCATCGACGGGTTTCTCACCTTGGGCGGCCTCGCGGGCTTGCGCTTGGGCTTTCGCCTCGTGTGCGGAGCGGGCCGATCGGTGGACGGGCGCAGCTTCGGTGCGCCGACGCGCCGCGTGGGCATCGTGGGCGCGGGCGACACGGGTGCGGCGTTGGCCAACGATCTGTTGACCAAGCGCAGCTTCGGCATGTTGCCGGCCTTCTTCCTCGACGACGACTCGCGCAAGTGGAACCGGCGCCTCCACGGCGTGAAGATCCACGGCCCGATCACGCGTCTGGCCGAAATCGCGGCGAAGGAACAGGTCCAAGAGATTATTCTCACTATTCCCGGTGCCGGCCCGCGGAAAGTGCAGAGCGTGGTGCAAGCGGCTCAGCAGGCGGGCCTGAAGACGAGCATCGTGCCTTCCTTCACGCAGTTGGCGGCGGGCGACGTGCAGGTGGATCGATTCCGCCCGGTGGAGTTGGAGGATCTGCTCGGGCGTGAACCGGCCGAACTCGACAGTGCCGGCATCGACGAACTCGTGCGTGGACAAACCGTGCTCGTGACCGGGGCGGGGGGCAGCATCGGCAGCGAACTCTGCCGGCAGATCGCGGCGCGTAAACCGCACCGGTTGCTCCTGCTCGACCAGTCCGAAGTCCAGCTCTTCCAGATCGAGCAGGAACTCGTGGGTGCGGGGCACGACAAGATCCTGGTGACCCTCGTGGCCGACGTGATGGACGCGGCGCGCCTCTACGAAATCTTCGACGAACACCGGCCGGAGGTCGTCTTCCACGCGGCGGCGCACAAGCACGTCTTCATGATGGAGCGGCAGCCGGGCGAAGCGGTGAAGAACAACTTCCTCGGCACGCACCGGCTGGCGCAAGCGGCACGGCAGTTCGAAACCCGACGCTTCGTGCTCATCTCGACCGACAAGGCGATCAACCCGACCAGCGTGATGGGCGCGACCAAGCGACTGGCCGAGTACGCCGTGCTGGGCAATCACTCGCGGTCGGACAACCGCACGCGCTTCATGGCGGTGCGTTTCGGCAACGTCCTCGGCTCCTCGGGGAGCGTCATCCCGATCTTCCGCAAACAAATCGCGGCGGGCGGTCCGGTGACCGTGACGCACCCGGACGTCACGCGTTACTTCATGACCATCCCGGAGGCGGTCGGGCTGGTCCTGCAAGCGGCGACGATGGGCGAGGGAGGGGAAGTCTTCGTGCTCGACATGGGCACCCCGATGAAGATCGCGGACGTCGCGCGACAGCTCATCCACCTGAGCGGGTTCCGTCCGGACGTGGACATCGAAGTGAAGTTCGTGGGCCTGCGGCCGGGGGAGAAACTCTACGAAGAGCTGCAGCACACGGGAGAGAACCTCGCGCCCACGAGCCACTCGCGCGTCATGCGCCTGCGGGGCACGAGTCTCGATGCGGGGCGCGTGGAGCAATGCCACGCCGAGATCGCGGGCGCGGTGTACTCGGTGGACGCCGACGAGTTGAAGCTTCTGATCAAGAAGTGGGTGCCGGAGTACACCCCGTGCTTCATCGAGGGCAACCACTCGGCCGACCAGCGGATGACCAAGCCCGTCGCTGCCGCGCTGTCGGCGTCGTCGGCGAACTCGACTCCCGTCGAGCCGGGTTCGTCCGAGAGCGAGGACCGGCCGATCGGATTGCGCGTCGTGCCGTAG
- the nusG gene encoding transcription termination/antitermination protein NusG, whose protein sequence is MSNELPTASKVQWFAVHTLSGKEGKVKQYIEKFKRVEELDDFITEVLLPTEVVSEVKRGKKMSTVRKLMPGYVFVQMRLYDDEGKILNKPWYFVRETTGVIGFVGGDRPVPLLESDIAEIRDRMEAASGKEVPKVQYEVGEEVKITDGPFLNLTGRIDEIDPTRGKLKVSVSIFGRFTPVELEYWQVERATS, encoded by the coding sequence ATGTCCAACGAGCTTCCGACCGCCTCGAAAGTCCAGTGGTTCGCCGTGCACACGCTCTCCGGCAAAGAGGGCAAGGTGAAGCAGTACATCGAGAAGTTCAAGAGGGTCGAAGAGCTCGACGACTTCATCACTGAAGTGTTGCTGCCGACCGAAGTCGTCTCGGAGGTGAAGCGCGGCAAGAAGATGAGCACCGTGCGCAAGCTCATGCCCGGCTACGTCTTCGTGCAGATGAGGCTCTACGACGACGAGGGAAAGATTCTCAACAAACCTTGGTATTTCGTTCGCGAAACGACCGGTGTGATCGGCTTCGTGGGAGGGGATCGCCCCGTGCCTCTTCTCGAGTCCGACATCGCCGAGATCCGTGATCGCATGGAAGCCGCTTCCGGCAAGGAAGTTCCCAAGGTTCAATACGAGGTCGGCGAAGAGGTCAAAATCACCGACGGCCCGTTTCTCAACCTCACCGGACGCATCGACGAGATCGATCCGACCCGAGGAAAACTCAAAGTCTCCGTATCCATTTTTGGACGCTTCACGCCGGTGGAACTCGAATACTGGCAAGTCGAGCGTGCAACCAGCTAA
- a CDS encoding M48 family metallopeptidase has product MDFFQAQETARRRSGLLVFYFVCAVVFIVVAIYAVALFASGRLGEAGPEASASLWQPDVFAFSTLGTLLIVAGGSVFKTLSLRSGGSVVAKSLGGRLVSPQTTDPADRRLLNIVEEMAIASGVRVPAVFVLPESGINAFAAGYSPDDAAVAVTEGALATLTRDELQGVVAHEFSHILNGDMRLNIRLIGLLFGILLLAVIGRGVLHSLRFGRVSSSRRGGKNGGGAVGILAIGLALIVIGYVGVLFGRLIQAAVSRQREFLADAAAVQFTRNPDGIAGALAKIGGLGAGSRVENTHATETSHLFFANALRGSAMNLFATHPPLEQRIRAIKPDFDGRFPRIDAGPTRTAPAAAASRASGAPPVPIGHLAPLAASGSRPESTPPPAGPPPLRPEQFVQRIADPTAGLGSDLGSRTLAAIPESLRDAAHDPRAARAILVGLLLDPGETAVEIDQKHAVQGLLSPTERTYLATLLPDLRRLPAGARLPLVDLALPTIANLPPTEVSALLQTIRALAAADGRTTLFEFALLQVASRRLGPRTPASGPGSHIVSFRALVEELSLVVSLVALAGSNDPASVRRAFDAGAAQLGLVRDRLVLSGSSAVAPERLERALSRLERAAPPIKQRLVAAVAHAAGADGVVMPREAEVLRAVAAAIDCPAPPLDD; this is encoded by the coding sequence ATGGACTTCTTCCAGGCCCAGGAAACCGCCCGCCGACGCTCCGGCCTGCTCGTTTTCTACTTCGTCTGCGCCGTGGTCTTCATCGTCGTCGCGATCTACGCGGTGGCGCTGTTCGCCAGCGGTCGGCTCGGCGAGGCCGGACCCGAAGCCTCGGCTTCGCTTTGGCAACCCGACGTGTTCGCCTTCTCCACCCTCGGCACGCTCCTGATCGTCGCCGGTGGGAGCGTGTTCAAGACGCTGTCGCTGCGTAGTGGTGGCTCCGTGGTCGCGAAGTCGCTCGGCGGCCGGCTCGTCTCCCCGCAAACCACCGACCCCGCCGACCGACGTCTGCTCAACATCGTCGAGGAGATGGCGATCGCCTCCGGAGTCCGCGTCCCGGCCGTCTTCGTCCTCCCCGAATCGGGCATCAACGCGTTCGCCGCCGGTTACTCGCCCGACGATGCCGCCGTCGCCGTCACCGAAGGAGCGCTCGCCACGCTCACGCGCGACGAACTCCAAGGAGTGGTCGCGCACGAGTTCAGCCACATCCTCAACGGCGACATGCGGCTCAACATCCGCCTGATCGGCCTGCTCTTCGGCATCCTGCTGCTCGCCGTGATCGGACGCGGGGTGCTGCACTCGCTCCGCTTCGGCCGGGTCTCGTCCAGCCGTCGCGGCGGGAAAAACGGCGGTGGAGCCGTCGGGATCCTCGCGATCGGCCTCGCCCTGATCGTGATCGGCTACGTCGGCGTCTTGTTCGGACGCCTCATCCAAGCCGCCGTCTCGCGTCAGCGGGAGTTTCTCGCCGACGCCGCCGCCGTGCAGTTCACCCGCAACCCGGATGGCATCGCGGGCGCTCTCGCGAAGATCGGCGGTCTGGGCGCAGGCTCTCGGGTGGAGAACACCCACGCCACGGAGACCAGCCACCTCTTCTTCGCGAACGCCCTCCGCGGCTCGGCGATGAATCTCTTCGCCACGCATCCCCCGCTCGAGCAGCGCATCCGCGCCATCAAGCCCGACTTCGACGGACGCTTCCCGCGGATCGACGCCGGTCCCACCCGGACCGCACCGGCGGCCGCCGCCTCCCGCGCAAGCGGTGCCCCACCGGTTCCGATCGGCCACCTCGCGCCCCTTGCGGCGTCCGGCAGTCGGCCCGAATCCACCCCTCCCCCGGCCGGGCCCCCGCCGCTGCGTCCCGAGCAATTCGTTCAACGCATCGCCGATCCCACCGCCGGCCTCGGCTCGGACCTCGGCTCACGCACGCTCGCCGCGATTCCCGAGAGCCTGCGCGACGCCGCCCACGATCCTCGGGCCGCTCGCGCCATCCTCGTCGGCCTCCTGCTCGACCCGGGAGAAACCGCCGTCGAGATCGACCAGAAGCACGCCGTCCAGGGTCTTCTCTCGCCGACCGAACGCACGTACCTCGCAACGCTTCTCCCGGACCTTCGGCGACTTCCCGCCGGCGCACGACTCCCCCTCGTCGACCTCGCCTTGCCGACGATCGCGAATCTTCCCCCGACCGAAGTCTCGGCACTCCTGCAAACGATCCGCGCGCTCGCCGCCGCCGATGGACGCACCACCCTTTTCGAGTTCGCACTCCTGCAAGTGGCTTCTCGACGCCTCGGTCCCCGCACGCCCGCCTCGGGCCCCGGCTCGCACATCGTCTCGTTCCGAGCCTTGGTCGAAGAACTGTCTCTCGTCGTCAGCCTCGTCGCCCTCGCCGGTTCGAACGACCCGGCCTCGGTCCGCCGCGCTTTCGATGCCGGCGCGGCCCAACTCGGACTCGTCCGCGATCGGCTCGTCCTCTCCGGCTCGTCCGCCGTGGCCCCCGAGCGCCTGGAGCGCGCACTTTCGCGTCTCGAACGTGCCGCTCCTCCCATCAAACAACGCTTGGTCGCCGCCGTAGCTCACGCCGCCGGCGCGGACGGAGTGGTCATGCCGCGCGAAGCCGAAGTGCTGCGCGCCGTCGCCGCCGCCATCGATTGCCCGGCTCCTCCGCTCGACGACTGA
- a CDS encoding MotA/TolQ/ExbB proton channel family protein translates to MNFQDRSLLELFALGGPIMWLLLALSAVGLLLFVERALYLHRGQIRSNQFLDGVKNIVAKQRVVEALTVAEETPGPVAAVVKAGLLHYEDSESDLRHAMTEAALVEIPALERRVGSLAAIAQAAPVLGLLGTVLGMIQTFHQFEQNGAYVHAGVLSGGFWQALLTTAAGLAIGVSARLGHHFLSGRIRALVRDMEWVGNDLLHFLLLQRRNPPVGTRLRDDPHAEITSADPAAPSA, encoded by the coding sequence ATGAACTTCCAGGATCGCTCCCTGCTCGAACTCTTCGCTCTCGGCGGCCCCATCATGTGGCTGCTGCTGGCGCTCAGCGCCGTCGGCCTGCTGCTCTTCGTCGAAAGGGCGCTCTACTTGCATCGGGGGCAGATCCGGTCGAACCAGTTTCTCGACGGTGTGAAGAACATCGTCGCCAAACAGCGCGTCGTCGAAGCTCTCACCGTGGCCGAGGAGACTCCCGGCCCGGTCGCCGCGGTCGTGAAGGCGGGCTTGCTGCACTACGAAGACTCCGAGTCGGACCTACGCCACGCGATGACGGAGGCGGCTCTGGTGGAGATACCGGCATTGGAACGGCGAGTCGGTTCGCTCGCCGCCATCGCGCAGGCCGCTCCCGTACTGGGTTTGCTCGGTACGGTGTTGGGGATGATCCAGACGTTTCATCAGTTCGAGCAAAACGGCGCTTACGTGCACGCCGGCGTTCTTTCCGGTGGTTTCTGGCAGGCGCTGCTGACCACGGCCGCCGGTTTGGCGATCGGGGTGAGCGCGCGTCTCGGGCATCACTTCCTGAGCGGGCGGATCCGTGCGCTGGTGCGCGACATGGAATGGGTCGGCAACGACCTGCTGCATTTTCTTCTCCTGCAACGACGCAATCCACCCGTCGGAACGCGGCTCCGCGACGATCCGCACGCGGAGATCACCTCGGCCGATCCGGCTGCTCCTTCCGCGTGA
- the istB_2 gene encoding IS21-like element helper ATPase IstB: protein MKSDSLPILARSLALTTLARIVEDSLARAEAENWGYTRLVRYLLENEADERMRRRVERLFKDSHLPPGKTLESLDQARLPEKVRRALPSLLTGEFIRRGDNLLCFGLPGRGKTVFVCALAHELIHRHQQRILFTPTFKLVTQLLAAKRDLKLPSLLAKLERFDAIILDDLGYVQQSREEMEVLFTFLAERYEKKSVVITSNLVFSQWDQIFKDPMTTMAAIDRLVHHALILEFTGDSHRAAAAKSKAARTQAT from the coding sequence ATGAAAAGCGACAGTCTGCCCATCCTGGCCCGCAGCCTGGCGCTGACCACGCTGGCCAGAATCGTCGAGGACTCTCTGGCGCGAGCCGAGGCGGAGAACTGGGGCTACACGCGTCTGGTGCGTTACCTCCTGGAGAACGAGGCCGACGAACGCATGCGCCGGCGTGTCGAGCGCCTGTTCAAGGACTCGCATCTGCCGCCCGGCAAGACACTCGAATCGCTCGATCAGGCCCGTCTTCCCGAAAAGGTGCGCCGTGCGCTGCCCTCGCTGCTCACCGGCGAGTTTATCCGCCGTGGCGACAACTTGCTTTGCTTCGGCCTGCCCGGCCGCGGAAAGACGGTCTTCGTCTGCGCCCTGGCCCACGAGCTGATCCACCGGCATCAGCAGCGCATCCTCTTCACGCCGACGTTCAAACTGGTCACCCAACTGCTCGCCGCCAAACGCGATCTCAAGTTGCCTTCCCTGCTGGCCAAGCTGGAGCGCTTCGACGCCATCATCCTCGACGACCTCGGCTACGTGCAGCAGTCACGCGAGGAGATGGAGGTGCTCTTCACCTTCCTGGCCGAACGCTACGAGAAGAAGAGCGTCGTCATCACCTCCAACCTGGTCTTCAGCCAATGGGACCAGATCTTCAAGGACCCGATGACGACCATGGCCGCCATCGACCGACTCGTGCATCACGCCCTCATCCTCGAGTTCACCGGCGACAGCCACCGAGCCGCCGCGGCCAAGAGCAAGGCCGCCAGAACGCAAGCAACCTGA
- a CDS encoding glycosyltransferase family 4 protein: MILPYVIGGVAACVFAWAVVALWIRVSLRAKIVDVPNARSSHVRATPRGGGVGIVATVVVGVAVVLALGRAEGIETAVWAGGLALFVAVFSFVDDVRSLPSLVRLVLQVGTAAVAVWKFGAFPAVTVPFLDPIVPPGWLMAVVTVVWIVGLTNVYNFMDGIDGIAGGQGLVAGLAWAWFGVVTGLPLVAWTAGMVAAACAGFLVHNWSPAKVFMGDVGSAFLGFVFALLPVLALHGRGVGSEWPVPIVGAVPVFAALVVWPFLGDGVFTFLRRVKHGENVLAAHRSHLYQRLNIAGWKHGPISRLYVWWAAAGALGGVLYLRSGHGTRALVLAGCAASVAVMYLWVKRAERREDA, translated from the coding sequence GTGATTCTTCCTTACGTGATCGGAGGTGTGGCGGCGTGCGTCTTCGCGTGGGCGGTCGTGGCTTTGTGGATACGCGTCTCGTTGCGGGCGAAGATCGTGGACGTGCCCAACGCGCGCAGCTCGCACGTGCGAGCGACTCCGCGCGGGGGCGGCGTGGGAATCGTGGCGACTGTGGTCGTGGGAGTCGCCGTCGTGCTCGCGCTGGGGCGCGCCGAGGGCATCGAAACGGCGGTGTGGGCGGGAGGTCTGGCGCTGTTCGTGGCGGTCTTCAGCTTCGTGGACGACGTGCGCTCGTTGCCTTCGCTCGTGCGACTCGTCCTGCAGGTGGGCACGGCTGCGGTGGCGGTGTGGAAGTTCGGGGCGTTTCCCGCCGTGACGGTGCCGTTCTTGGATCCGATCGTCCCACCGGGCTGGCTCATGGCGGTGGTGACCGTGGTGTGGATCGTGGGGCTGACCAACGTCTACAACTTCATGGACGGCATCGACGGGATCGCCGGGGGACAGGGGCTCGTCGCGGGCTTGGCGTGGGCGTGGTTCGGCGTCGTGACGGGGCTGCCGCTGGTGGCGTGGACGGCGGGGATGGTCGCCGCGGCGTGCGCGGGTTTCCTCGTGCACAACTGGTCGCCGGCGAAGGTCTTCATGGGCGACGTGGGGAGCGCATTCCTGGGCTTCGTGTTCGCCTTGTTACCGGTGCTGGCGTTGCACGGTCGGGGCGTGGGCTCGGAGTGGCCGGTCCCGATCGTGGGCGCGGTGCCGGTGTTCGCGGCGCTCGTGGTGTGGCCTTTTTTGGGTGACGGCGTCTTCACCTTCCTCCGCCGGGTGAAGCACGGGGAGAACGTGCTCGCGGCGCACCGGAGCCACTTGTACCAGCGACTCAACATCGCGGGTTGGAAGCACGGGCCGATCAGTCGGCTCTACGTGTGGTGGGCGGCGGCGGGTGCGTTGGGCGGGGTGCTGTATCTGCGCTCGGGACACGGGACCCGCGCGCTCGTTTTGGCAGGATGCGCGGCGAGCGTGGCGGTGATGTACCTCTGGGTGAAACGTGCCGAGCGCCGCGAGGACGCATGA
- a CDS encoding LemA family protein, producing the protein MIPLLVALGLLVVVALFVVGIYNRLVGLRNRFKNAFAQIDVQLKRRYDLIPNLVETAKAYLKHERETLEAVIRARNAAASAATTAAANPADATAVKSLLSAESGLSGALGRLFALSEAYPDLKANQNMAQLTEELTSTENKIAFARQAYNDSVMTYNTARETFPAVIFAGMFGFNPAELFQVDSPQERQAVKVSFS; encoded by the coding sequence ATGATTCCCCTCCTCGTCGCCCTCGGCCTTCTCGTCGTCGTCGCCCTCTTCGTCGTCGGTATCTACAACCGACTCGTCGGTCTCCGCAACCGCTTCAAGAACGCGTTCGCCCAGATCGACGTGCAACTCAAGCGCCGCTACGACCTCATCCCCAACCTCGTCGAGACGGCCAAGGCATATCTCAAACACGAACGCGAGACGCTCGAAGCCGTGATCCGCGCCCGCAACGCCGCGGCCTCCGCAGCGACCACTGCCGCCGCCAATCCCGCCGACGCCACGGCGGTGAAGAGCTTGCTCTCCGCCGAAAGCGGTCTCTCCGGCGCGCTCGGCCGCCTCTTCGCCCTCTCCGAAGCCTACCCCGACCTCAAGGCCAACCAAAACATGGCCCAACTCACCGAGGAACTCACGTCGACCGAGAACAAGATCGCGTTCGCCCGGCAGGCCTACAACGACTCGGTCATGACCTACAACACGGCACGCGAGACGTTCCCCGCCGTGATCTTCGCCGGGATGTTCGGCTTCAATCCCGCCGAACTGTTCCAAGTGGACTCGCCGCAGGAACGTCAGGCCGTCAAGGTCAGCTTCTCCTGA
- the tuf gene encoding elongation factor Tu, whose translation MAKGTFARTKPHVNVGTIGHVDHGKTTLTTSILKVQSDKGLAEFKSYADIAKGGTVRDASKIVTISVAHVEYESDRRHYAHVDCPGHADFVKNMITGAAQMDGAILVVSAADGPMPQTREHILLARQVGVPAIVVFLNKVDLIDDPELLDLVEMEIRELLSKYQFPGDTITLIRGSATAALEGTPEGKAAIQALMDAIDKDIAEPAREIDKPFLMSVEDVFSITGRGTVATGRIERGVCKVGDTVEIVGLRDTTSTVVTGVEMFRKMLDQGQAGDNVGMLLRGVDKEGIERGQVIAAPKSITPHKKAKAEIYVLSKDEGGRHTPFFNNYRPQFYFRTTDVTGIIRLPAGVEMVMPGDNINLEIELIAPIAMEKTQRFAIREGGRTIGAGRITEILE comes from the coding sequence ATGGCAAAAGGAACCTTCGCACGAACGAAGCCTCACGTCAACGTCGGCACCATCGGCCACGTCGACCACGGAAAGACGACCCTCACCACCTCCATTTTGAAGGTGCAGTCGGACAAGGGTCTGGCCGAGTTCAAATCCTACGCGGACATCGCCAAGGGCGGTACGGTGCGTGACGCCTCCAAGATCGTGACGATCTCGGTGGCGCACGTCGAATACGAGAGCGATCGCCGCCACTATGCGCACGTCGATTGCCCCGGTCACGCGGACTTCGTGAAGAACATGATCACCGGTGCCGCGCAGATGGACGGAGCGATCCTCGTCGTCAGCGCCGCCGACGGTCCGATGCCCCAGACGCGTGAGCACATCCTGCTCGCTCGTCAGGTCGGCGTGCCGGCGATCGTCGTCTTCCTCAACAAGGTCGACCTCATCGACGATCCCGAACTGCTCGACCTCGTCGAGATGGAGATCCGCGAACTGCTCAGCAAGTACCAGTTCCCCGGCGACACCATCACGCTCATCCGTGGTTCCGCTACCGCTGCTCTCGAAGGCACGCCTGAAGGCAAAGCGGCGATCCAAGCGCTCATGGACGCCATCGACAAGGACATCGCGGAACCGGCTCGCGAAATCGACAAGCCATTCCTGATGTCCGTCGAAGACGTGTTCTCGATCACCGGCCGCGGCACCGTCGCCACCGGTCGTATCGAGCGCGGGGTGTGCAAAGTGGGCGACACCGTCGAGATCGTCGGTCTTCGCGACACGACGAGCACGGTGGTGACCGGCGTCGAAATGTTCCGCAAGATGCTCGACCAAGGCCAGGCCGGCGACAACGTCGGCATGTTGCTGCGTGGCGTCGACAAGGAAGGTATCGAACGCGGTCAAGTCATCGCGGCCCCGAAGTCGATCACGCCTCACAAGAAGGCCAAGGCCGAAATCTACGTCCTCTCCAAGGACGAGGGCGGTCGCCATACGCCGTTCTTCAACAACTATCGTCCCCAGTTCTACTTCCGGACGACCGACGTGACCGGTATCATTCGCCTCCCTGCAGGAGTCGAAATGGTGATGCCTGGCGACAACATCAACCTCGAGATCGAACTCATCGCTCCGATCGCGATGGAGAAGACTCAGCGCTTCGCCATCCGCGAAGGCGGTCGCACCATCGGTGCAGGCCGTATCACGGAGATTCTCGAATAA